A section of the Acidobacterium capsulatum ATCC 51196 genome encodes:
- a CDS encoding AbiJ-NTD4 domain-containing protein, translating into MTTPTFQPFSARHHRERKWIDGDFPVTARNGLLHVLSGAIEKYFLRDWIVVAKELRRIARATPVDYNNTTTQGEKQAKLDTEKYLDQLEWDRVYDFCERLYGHLAQDISRWYDHDEVTFTKAQAQSYIAEELQRLFDEEGLGYDFQDGVVQRRGKRHTISQINKAEKALADQRLDAARRHFSKALRYFLDRKNIDHENTVKEAVCAVEAAAKELFPDAKVKTLGEFVGWATSSDRNLFPKTIGNTFTGLYGFRNSGEGVAHGAASGGAATAELSEYILGISASQIIYLADLTRSDEEPPF; encoded by the coding sequence ATGACAACGCCAACATTTCAACCCTTCTCCGCTCGGCATCACCGTGAAAGGAAGTGGATCGATGGAGACTTTCCCGTTACCGCGCGCAACGGACTGCTCCATGTCTTGAGTGGTGCGATTGAGAAGTACTTCCTCCGGGACTGGATTGTCGTCGCCAAGGAACTCAGGAGGATTGCCAGAGCCACACCAGTGGACTATAACAACACAACTACCCAAGGCGAAAAGCAAGCTAAGCTGGACACGGAAAAGTATCTGGACCAGCTCGAGTGGGATCGGGTATACGATTTTTGCGAACGCCTTTATGGCCATCTCGCGCAAGACATTTCGCGCTGGTATGACCACGATGAGGTCACCTTCACAAAAGCGCAAGCACAGTCATATATCGCTGAGGAATTGCAGCGTCTTTTTGATGAGGAAGGTCTCGGTTACGACTTCCAGGACGGAGTTGTGCAGCGGCGGGGGAAACGCCACACGATTAGCCAAATAAACAAAGCCGAGAAAGCTTTAGCCGACCAGAGACTGGATGCAGCTCGACGGCACTTTTCGAAAGCGCTTCGCTATTTTCTTGACCGTAAGAACATTGACCACGAGAACACTGTCAAAGAGGCCGTCTGTGCAGTGGAAGCGGCAGCGAAGGAGCTATTTCCAGACGCAAAGGTCAAGACATTAGGAGAATTCGTTGGCTGGGCGACCAGCAGTGATCGCAACCTGTTCCCGAAAACAATCGGGAACACATTCACCGGGCTCTATGGATTCCGGAATAGCGGTGAAGGAGTAGCTCACGGAGCTGCGTCAGGTGGAGCAGCAACGGCAGAGCTCTCCGAATACATCCTCGGAATCTCGGCCTCACAAATCATCTACCTAGCCGATTTGACGAGGAGCGATGAAGAACCTCCCTTCTAG